In Janibacter cremeus, a genomic segment contains:
- a CDS encoding HpcH/HpaI aldolase/citrate lyase family protein, whose translation MRSAKDFFAPLAVGAPTPVTEVPARPSRMIHFFDPSNPKMAAKVPDMVGVSDVLLGNLEDAVVADKKEAAREGLVTIAKETDFGEHTQLWTRINSLDSPWVLDDLTRLVTEVGDTLDVIMVPKVQGPEDIHYIDRILAQLEAKGGVQRPILVHAILETARGMANVEEIAGASPRMQGISLGPADLAADRRMKTTRVGGGHPGYLVRQDPAKGADGAPDYQGERPVFQQDLWHYTIARMVDACAMHGIFPFYGPFGDIKDTVACEDQFRNAFLLGCVGAWSLHPVQIEIAKKVFSPSAEDVAHARRVKEAMPDGRGAVMIDGKMEDDASWKQCMVVLELAERLSANDPELAKMYEEA comes from the coding sequence ATGCGCAGTGCCAAGGACTTCTTCGCCCCCCTGGCCGTGGGCGCCCCCACGCCCGTGACCGAGGTGCCCGCCCGGCCCAGCCGGATGATCCACTTCTTCGACCCGAGCAACCCGAAGATGGCCGCGAAGGTCCCGGACATGGTCGGTGTCTCCGACGTGCTCCTGGGCAACCTCGAGGACGCCGTCGTGGCCGACAAGAAGGAGGCCGCCCGTGAGGGTCTGGTGACGATCGCCAAGGAGACCGACTTCGGTGAGCACACCCAGCTGTGGACACGGATCAACTCCCTCGACAGCCCGTGGGTCCTCGACGACCTGACCCGCTTGGTCACCGAGGTCGGCGACACGCTCGACGTCATCATGGTCCCGAAGGTCCAGGGCCCGGAGGACATCCACTACATCGACCGCATCCTCGCCCAGCTCGAGGCGAAGGGGGGCGTGCAGCGCCCGATCCTCGTCCACGCGATCCTCGAGACCGCCCGCGGCATGGCCAACGTCGAGGAGATCGCCGGCGCCTCCCCGCGCATGCAGGGCATCTCGCTCGGCCCGGCCGACCTCGCCGCGGACCGCCGGATGAAGACCACCCGCGTCGGTGGCGGTCACCCCGGCTACCTCGTGCGCCAGGACCCGGCCAAGGGCGCCGATGGCGCGCCCGACTACCAGGGCGAGCGCCCGGTCTTCCAGCAGGACCTGTGGCACTACACGATCGCCCGCATGGTCGACGCCTGCGCGATGCACGGCATCTTCCCGTTCTACGGGCCCTTCGGTGACATCAAGGACACCGTCGCCTGCGAGGACCAGTTCCGCAACGCCTTCCTCCTGGGCTGCGTCGGCGCGTGGAGCCTGCACCCGGTGCAGATCGAGATCGCCAAGAAGGTCTTCAGCCCCTCCGCGGAGGACGTCGCGCACGCCCGTCGCGTCAAGGAGGCCATGCCCGACGGACGCGGGGCCGTGATGATCGACGGCAAGATGGAGGACGACGCCTCCTGGAAG
- a CDS encoding magnesium transporter MgtE N-terminal domain-containing protein: MSAPSRFFVARLASLNVFDPLGDQVGRVRDVVVTFAPSRRPRAIGLVVEVPGRRRVFVPMTRVISVEGGQVITTGLVNMRRFEQRATETLVLAELLERPVTVRTDDGEVEATVEDVGIEQSANRTWTVTKVFVRGGRKTRRGLLVRRRGETFTVPIEDVTGLSASVSAAEHSAVKLLESIADLKVADVAEVISDLAPQRREAVVAALSNDRLADILQELGGDDQAEILSILTQTRAADVLEAMDPDDAADLLSQLPADRAETLLQLMKPDDAEPLRRLLSYDENTAGGLMTTEPVVLAPEDTVAEALAIVRREEVTVALAATVYVCRPPLETPTGKYLGMIHIQRLLREPPHESIGRYIDKAIDPLRPEAPLGLITRTLATYNLVSAPVVDESEHLLGAVTVDDVLDHILPEDWREERHEVTDG; encoded by the coding sequence GTGAGCGCTCCCTCCCGGTTCTTCGTCGCCCGTCTGGCGAGCCTCAATGTCTTCGACCCCCTCGGTGACCAGGTCGGTCGAGTGCGCGACGTCGTCGTGACCTTCGCGCCCAGCCGCCGCCCGCGCGCCATCGGGCTCGTCGTGGAGGTCCCCGGCCGACGGCGCGTCTTCGTGCCGATGACCCGGGTCATCTCCGTCGAGGGCGGTCAGGTCATCACCACCGGCCTGGTCAACATGCGCCGCTTCGAGCAGCGCGCCACCGAGACCCTCGTGCTCGCCGAGCTGCTCGAGCGCCCGGTCACCGTGCGCACCGACGACGGCGAGGTCGAGGCGACCGTCGAGGACGTCGGCATCGAGCAGTCCGCCAACCGCACCTGGACCGTGACGAAGGTCTTCGTCCGCGGCGGACGCAAGACCCGCCGGGGCCTGCTCGTGCGCCGTCGTGGGGAGACCTTCACCGTCCCCATCGAGGACGTCACCGGCCTGTCCGCGAGCGTGTCCGCCGCCGAGCACTCTGCCGTCAAGCTGCTCGAGTCCATCGCCGACCTCAAGGTCGCGGACGTCGCCGAGGTCATCTCCGACCTCGCCCCACAGCGGCGCGAGGCCGTCGTGGCTGCCCTGAGCAATGACCGGCTGGCCGACATCCTCCAGGAGCTCGGCGGTGACGACCAGGCCGAGATCCTGTCCATCCTCACCCAGACCCGGGCTGCGGACGTCCTGGAGGCCATGGACCCCGACGACGCGGCCGACCTGCTCTCGCAACTGCCGGCAGATCGCGCCGAGACCCTGCTGCAGCTGATGAAGCCCGACGATGCCGAGCCGCTGCGCCGGCTGCTCAGCTACGACGAGAACACCGCCGGTGGCCTCATGACGACCGAGCCGGTCGTCCTCGCGCCCGAGGACACCGTGGCCGAGGCCCTGGCCATCGTCCGCCGCGAGGAGGTGACCGTTGCGCTGGCAGCAACGGTCTACGTCTGCCGTCCGCCGTTGGAGACCCCGACCGGCAAGTACCTGGGGATGATCCACATCCAGCGCCTGCTGCGCGAACCCCCGCACGAGAGCATCGGGCGCTACATCGACAAGGCGATCGACCCCCTTCGTCCGGAGGCTCCACTGGGTCTGATCACCCGGACCCTGGCGACCTACAACCTCGTCTCCGCCCCCGTGGTCGACGAGAGCGAGCACCTGCTCGGCGCGGTCACGGTCGACGACGTGCTCGACCACATCCTTCCGGAGGACTGGCGCGAGGAGCGGCACGAGGTGACTGATGGCTGA